One segment of Engraulis encrasicolus isolate BLACKSEA-1 chromosome 7, IST_EnEncr_1.0, whole genome shotgun sequence DNA contains the following:
- the f9b gene encoding coagulation factor IXb, protein MGKIFISFLVFCVLVEKWFTNGEDVIVSQQSAASVLRRHKRFNSGHLEEVMRDNLERECIEEQCSWEEAREVFEDNEKTMEFWTGYIDGDQCESNPCQHGGTCNDGMSSYTCWCATGFGGKNCEIEIGRQCDVGNGGCMQFCHEDKSRGATCVCAPGYRRRADKMSCEPITQYSCGQIGKSIKGKLSQRSLFEDQEETQEDLVAVDSHDNGSANATGMILLPVGNDTNLITNDTIVMAPAALTDASATTTTTVPPEAVNITTNNTTTTVKPTSDGKIPSWHFFPTLPTIKAESDIDERIVGGNEATRGEIPWQVALINQATGLAFCGGSLLSDVWVITAAHCIEEGPKNIFVRLGEHNLQVDEKTEQDRQVDETILHPRYDAKKSKYNHDLALLHLAMPVTFSDHVIPICLGPKDFTEFLMRMPDATALVSGWGRVLHGGRDSATLRKVELPYVDRTECKGSSRDVTNFMFCAGYSSIKKDACQGDSGGPHASKYKGTWFLTGIVSWGEECAKEGKYGIYTRVSRYFHWISNVTGLTLERSGK, encoded by the exons ATGGGAAAGATATTTATTTCATTCCTGGTGTTTTGTGTATTGGTGGAGAAATGGTTTACAAATGGAG AGGATGTGATTGTCTCTCAGCAGTCGGCGGCGAGTGTGCTGCGGAGACACAAGCGCTTCAACAGCGGGCACCTGGAGGAGGTGATGCGGGACAACCTGGAGCGCGAGTGCATCGAGGAGCAGTGCAGCTGGGAGGAGGCGCGGGAGGTCTTTGAGGATAACGAGAAAACG atGGAATTCTGGACTGGCTACATTG ATGGCGACCAGTGTGAGTCCAACCCGTGTCAGCACGGAGGGACGTGCAATGACGGCATGAGCTCCTACACCTGCTGGTGTGCAACTGGCTTCGGAGGAAAGAACTGCGAGATAG AGATCGGTCGGCAGTGCGACGTTGGTAATGGAGGCTGCATGCAGTTCTGTCACGAAGATAAGAGCCGTGGTGCGACATGTGTCTGCGCCCCTGGGTACAGGCGCAGGGCAGACAAGATGTCCTGCGAACCGATAA CGCAATACTCCTGTGGCCAAATTGGAAAATCCATAAAGGGGAAACTGTCCCAGCGGTCCCTGTTTGAGGACCAAGAGGAGACCCAGGAAGACCTTGTGGCAGTCGACTCCCATGATAACGGATCCGCCAACGCTACCGGTATGATACTGCTTCCTGTTGGGAATGACACCAACCTCATCACCAATGACACCATAGTGATGGCACCAGCGGCCCTCACAGAtgcctccgccaccaccaccactactgtgcCACCAGAGGCTGTCAATAttaccaccaacaacaccaccaccactgtcaagCCCACGTCAGACGGCAAAATCCCGTCCTGGCACTTTTTCCCCACCCTGCCCACCATCAAAGCAGAATCCGACATAGACGAGCGTATCGTGGGCGGAAACGAAGCTACAAGAGGAGAGATTCCATGGCAG GTGGCCTTAATCAACCAAGCCACAGGCTTGGCGTTCTGCGGAGGGTCCCTCCTCAGCGATGTCTGGGTCATCACAGCCGCCCACTGTATTGAAGAGGGCCCAAAAAACATCTTTGTCCGGCTTG GTGAGCACAACCTCCAGGTGGACGAGAAGACAGAGCAGGACCGACAGGTGGACGAGACGATCCTGCATCCGCGATACGATGCCAAGAAGAGCAAATACAACCACGACCTAGCCCTGCTGCACCTGGCCATGCCCGTCACCTTCTCCGACCACGTCATCCCCATCTGCCTGGGCCCCAAG GACTTCACTGAGTTCCTGATGCGCATGCCTGACGCAACGGCGCTGGTGAGCGGCTGGGGCCGTGTGCTGCATGGCGGTCGCGACTCGGCCACGCTGCGTAAG gtGGAGCTGCCCTATGTGGACCGTACCGAGTGCAAAGGCAGCAGCCGCGACGTCACCAACTTCATGTTCTGCGCCGGCTACAGTAGCATCAAAAAGGACGCGTGCCAAGGGGACAGTGGTGGCCCGCACGCCTCCAAGTACAAGGGCACCTGGTTCCTGACGGGCATCGTCAGCTGGGGCGAGGAGTGCGCTAAGGAGGGCAAGTACGGCATCTACACCCGCGTCTCCAGGTACTTCCACTGGATCTCCAACGTCACGGGCCTGACTCTTGAGCGTTCGGGAAAGTGA